The following are encoded in a window of Hyalangium minutum genomic DNA:
- a CDS encoding cytochrome c3 family protein, with protein sequence MDRQFRNALGFFALSLAVAGVAWAASGRERSLAIYPAQNIPLRFDHAQHLEAGAECATCHDSVSKSESPKDRNLPGHEECETCHDIEAAQKGQKTDPPASCSTCHPGFDATVRKEPAKLELPSANLKFTHKVHLEKKVECATCHGDMTKVQLATRQQLPKMATCFECHDGKQAPNDCKTCHLTEASGRLQLNFASGILRPMQGDPLGLDHGPRFEFNHGPRASVSRQTCSQCHSDAYCAKCHDALQKPLSVHPNDFITLHPLQARTDAQRCESCHRLQSFCAACHERVGVGMNADSSLRPRNAKVHPDYATWVQIPGPQHHGIVASRDIRQCAACHREETCISCHAETSQRQQINPHPTGFASNCKKLAAANDRACLKCHSETSLAQKGCR encoded by the coding sequence ATGGACCGCCAGTTTCGGAACGCACTGGGCTTCTTCGCCCTCTCCCTCGCCGTGGCGGGTGTGGCCTGGGCCGCCTCGGGCCGCGAGCGGAGCCTCGCGATCTACCCCGCGCAGAACATCCCGCTGCGCTTCGACCACGCGCAGCACCTGGAAGCGGGCGCCGAGTGCGCCACCTGCCACGACTCCGTCAGCAAGAGCGAGTCCCCCAAGGACCGCAACCTCCCTGGCCACGAGGAGTGCGAGACCTGCCACGACATCGAGGCCGCCCAGAAGGGGCAGAAGACGGATCCGCCGGCCAGCTGCAGCACGTGCCACCCGGGCTTCGACGCCACGGTGCGCAAGGAGCCCGCGAAGCTGGAGCTGCCCTCAGCCAACCTGAAGTTCACCCACAAGGTCCACCTGGAGAAGAAGGTGGAGTGCGCCACGTGCCACGGGGACATGACCAAGGTGCAGCTGGCCACGCGGCAGCAGTTGCCCAAGATGGCGACCTGCTTCGAGTGCCATGACGGCAAGCAGGCCCCGAACGACTGCAAGACGTGCCACCTGACGGAGGCCTCGGGGCGGCTGCAGCTCAACTTCGCCTCCGGCATCCTGAGGCCCATGCAGGGGGATCCGCTGGGCCTGGACCACGGCCCGCGTTTCGAGTTCAACCACGGCCCGCGCGCCTCGGTGTCGCGGCAGACGTGCAGCCAGTGTCACTCGGATGCGTACTGCGCGAAGTGCCACGACGCCCTGCAGAAGCCGCTGTCGGTGCACCCCAACGACTTCATCACGCTGCACCCGCTCCAGGCGCGCACGGACGCCCAGCGGTGCGAGAGCTGCCACCGGCTCCAGTCCTTCTGCGCCGCCTGCCACGAGCGGGTGGGCGTGGGCATGAACGCGGACTCGTCCTTAAGGCCGCGCAACGCCAAGGTGCACCCGGACTACGCCACGTGGGTGCAGATCCCCGGGCCGCAGCACCACGGAATCGTCGCCTCGCGGGACATCCGCCAGTGCGCCGCCTGCCACCGCGAGGAGACCTGCATCAGCTGCCACGCGGAGACCTCGCAGCGCCAGCAGATCAACCCGCACCCGACCGGCTTCGCGAGCAACTGCAAGAAGCTCGCGGCGGCCAATGATCGCGCGTGCTTGAAGTGCCACTCGGAGACCAGTCTCGCCCAGAAGGGGTGCCGGTGA
- a CDS encoding DUF5818 domain-containing protein, protein MKLTGRVVYRDLEGGVWVLEGDDGRTYQLAGGDRKIKKDGQRIEVEGQVADVMTAQMVGPVFDVSSYRFV, encoded by the coding sequence GTGAAGCTGACCGGGCGCGTCGTCTACCGGGATCTCGAGGGTGGCGTCTGGGTCCTCGAGGGCGATGATGGCCGCACGTATCAGCTCGCCGGTGGAGATCGGAAAATCAAGAAGGACGGTCAGCGCATCGAAGTCGAAGGCCAGGTCGCCGACGTCATGACGGCCCAGATGGTGGGGCCGGTGTTCGACGTGTCCTCGTACCGGTTCGTCTAG
- a CDS encoding S8 family serine peptidase, whose translation MRRILANAVVALVVVATAACSSQKEVPASAEPATQPERLDLTGADLVPGSILVDFKDGTTKEQFDAWEAEWGVDLEFNSIEGQDDGMTVAVGVDDVESALARIRQNPAVEYAEPLMQFRSSFTPNDPDYGKQWNLQMIDMPKAWDTSKGKGVVVAVLDTGIAYEDYDDFKQVPDLKGVKFVTGYDFVNDDEHANDDHGHGTHVAGTIAQATNNNEGVAGVAFEATLMPVKVLNHFGSGTSADIADAIRFAADKGAKVINMSLGGGGYSPAMASAVEYARKKGTTVVAAAGNAGRGRVEFPAAYPGAVAVAAVGPEGTRAPYSSYGKDLDIAAPGGDKRKGDQNGIIQNTIDPKDVSRSVYASYQGTSMATPHVAAVAALLYAAGASGPDEVEKALFAGAKRVNGQAWSEEYGHGLLNAKASLEAIGATPGTQWPSLWWALVLLAVVLLTLGRRERPGYLNLIFKPSFVVPLVLATVGMFFARSWFGGAAGASGDGVDALWLPIPDWQRIIFGRGKLANPLFYSALIPVVLSFFAIKFRGLRPAIGGLALGFAGFLSYAAWSKAPGLAYMPFTFLAMPWLVVNAIISVFIARAMLKKETP comes from the coding sequence ATGCGAAGGATCCTGGCGAACGCGGTGGTGGCCCTGGTCGTAGTCGCGACCGCGGCCTGCTCTTCCCAGAAGGAGGTGCCTGCCTCGGCCGAGCCGGCCACGCAGCCCGAGCGGCTGGACCTGACCGGCGCGGATCTGGTGCCGGGCAGCATCCTGGTGGACTTCAAGGACGGCACCACCAAGGAACAGTTCGACGCCTGGGAGGCCGAGTGGGGTGTGGACCTCGAGTTCAACTCCATCGAAGGCCAGGACGACGGCATGACCGTCGCGGTGGGGGTGGATGACGTGGAGAGCGCGCTGGCGCGCATCCGTCAGAACCCCGCCGTCGAGTACGCCGAGCCCCTGATGCAGTTCCGCTCCAGCTTCACGCCGAATGATCCGGACTACGGCAAGCAGTGGAACCTGCAGATGATCGACATGCCCAAGGCCTGGGACACCAGCAAGGGCAAGGGCGTGGTGGTGGCGGTGCTCGACACGGGCATCGCCTACGAGGACTACGACGACTTCAAGCAGGTGCCGGACCTGAAGGGCGTGAAGTTCGTCACCGGCTATGACTTCGTGAACGACGACGAGCACGCCAACGACGACCACGGCCACGGCACGCACGTGGCGGGCACCATCGCCCAGGCGACGAACAACAACGAGGGCGTGGCGGGCGTGGCCTTCGAGGCGACGCTGATGCCGGTGAAGGTGCTCAACCACTTCGGCAGCGGCACCTCGGCGGACATCGCGGATGCCATCCGCTTCGCGGCGGACAAGGGCGCCAAGGTGATCAACATGTCGCTGGGCGGCGGCGGGTACTCGCCGGCCATGGCCTCGGCGGTGGAGTACGCGCGCAAGAAGGGCACGACGGTGGTGGCAGCGGCAGGCAACGCGGGCCGTGGGCGCGTGGAGTTCCCCGCGGCGTACCCGGGCGCGGTGGCGGTGGCCGCCGTGGGTCCGGAGGGCACGCGCGCTCCGTACTCGTCCTACGGCAAGGACCTGGATATCGCGGCGCCGGGCGGTGACAAGCGCAAGGGTGACCAGAACGGCATCATCCAGAACACGATCGATCCGAAGGATGTGTCGCGCTCGGTGTACGCCTCGTACCAGGGCACCAGCATGGCCACTCCGCACGTGGCGGCGGTGGCGGCGCTCCTGTACGCAGCGGGCGCCAGCGGTCCGGACGAGGTGGAGAAGGCGCTCTTCGCGGGCGCCAAGCGCGTGAACGGCCAGGCCTGGTCGGAGGAGTACGGCCACGGCCTGCTCAACGCGAAGGCCTCGCTGGAGGCGATCGGGGCCACTCCGGGGACGCAGTGGCCGTCGCTCTGGTGGGCGCTGGTGCTGCTGGCGGTGGTGCTGCTGACGCTGGGCCGCCGCGAGCGCCCGGGCTACCTCAACCTGATCTTCAAGCCGAGCTTCGTGGTGCCGCTGGTGTTGGCCACCGTGGGCATGTTCTTCGCTCGCTCGTGGTTCGGCGGGGCCGCGGGGGCGAGCGGGGACGGGGTGGACGCCCTGTGGCTGCCGATTCCCGACTGGCAGCGCATCATCTTCGGCCGCGGCAAGTTGGCCAACCCGCTCTTCTACAGCGCTCTCATCCCGGTGGTGCTCTCGTTCTTCGCCATCAAGTTCCGCGGGCTGCGGCCGGCCATTGGCGGCCTGGCGCTCGGCTTCGCGGGCTTCCTGAGCTACGCGGCCTGGTCCAAGGCTCCGGGGCTCGCGTACATGCCCTTCACCTTCCTGGCCATGCCGTGGCTCGTGGTGAACGCGATCATCAGCGTCTTCATCGCTCGTGCGATGCTCAAGAAGGAGACGCCGTGA
- a CDS encoding type II CAAX endopeptidase family protein — translation MEDSTPSHPPLPEPSGEPPDPAARPLPLAVRATVILLALFLTVGGASQMLNPAFGIWFTEIFIFMGVPWVMLRLSHYEPLGYTGLESPALAPSALGFGLGVANFFAFVVPIQYIAQTLAPPWLREMFDGSRIFEGQTPLELGIMLAGVSLAAPVCEEFFFRGILQKGVGSTSLSRTSAVLVTAVIFSAFHFDPVGFAARVELGVLFGALRLYTGSLWPGILAHSANNVVSSVLFLALRQVGAESTEDRPPLEAVLLLSTVGILAMASLLGLARRFSALWGPRQEPPTLTQPPSPLPKLLLPWLTAATLSLGLLVLADWRGIRLRMIDMEHRLPKLPKTAPQELHTERTHLQQLREEARCGRAPVETYKEERVRQSQSHPAEPGAENE, via the coding sequence GTGGAAGATTCCACCCCAAGCCATCCCCCTCTCCCCGAACCCTCGGGGGAGCCTCCCGACCCTGCCGCGAGGCCTCTTCCGCTGGCGGTGCGGGCCACCGTCATCCTCCTGGCGCTCTTCCTCACGGTGGGCGGGGCCAGCCAGATGCTCAACCCGGCCTTCGGCATCTGGTTCACGGAGATCTTCATCTTCATGGGCGTGCCCTGGGTGATGCTGCGCCTCTCCCACTATGAACCGCTGGGCTACACGGGGCTGGAGTCCCCGGCGCTGGCGCCCTCCGCGCTGGGCTTCGGGCTGGGAGTGGCCAACTTCTTCGCCTTCGTGGTGCCCATCCAGTACATCGCCCAGACGCTGGCGCCTCCCTGGCTCCGGGAGATGTTCGACGGGAGCCGCATCTTCGAGGGACAGACTCCGCTGGAGCTGGGCATCATGCTCGCCGGCGTCTCCCTGGCCGCTCCCGTCTGCGAGGAGTTCTTCTTCCGAGGCATCCTCCAGAAAGGAGTGGGGAGCACCTCGCTCTCGCGGACCAGCGCCGTGCTGGTCACCGCCGTCATCTTCAGCGCGTTCCACTTCGATCCCGTGGGCTTCGCCGCGCGCGTGGAGCTGGGGGTGCTGTTCGGCGCCCTGCGGCTCTACACGGGCTCGCTGTGGCCGGGCATCCTCGCGCACTCGGCCAACAACGTGGTGTCCTCCGTGTTGTTCCTCGCGCTGCGACAGGTCGGGGCGGAGAGCACGGAGGATCGTCCCCCGCTCGAAGCCGTCCTCCTGCTGTCCACCGTCGGCATCCTCGCGATGGCAAGCCTGCTCGGGCTCGCGCGAAGGTTCTCGGCGCTGTGGGGCCCAAGGCAGGAGCCTCCCACACTCACCCAGCCTCCCTCGCCCCTGCCGAAGCTGCTGCTGCCGTGGCTGACGGCCGCCACGCTCTCGCTGGGGCTCCTGGTGCTGGCGGACTGGCGCGGCATCCGCCTGCGCATGATCGACATGGAGCACCGGCTCCCCAAGCTGCCCAAGACGGCGCCGCAGGAGCTCCACACCGAGCGCACCCACCTGCAGCAGCTCCGCGAAGAAGCCCGGTGCGGACGCGCACCCGTGGAGACTTATAAAGAGGAGCGCGTCCGCCAGTCCCAGTCGCACCCGGCAGAGCCTGGGGCCGAAAACGAGTGA
- a CDS encoding alpha/beta hydrolase, translating to MVTKGQFLERPTLIPVGREVMEGTAHRGVKRPPLLVLSPRPEEGGGMDHVIAAELAWAAATAGFPTLRFNYRGVGGSQGSRGTGDALVQDAEAAMRVLLENAQSTSLAVASLHGGAQVAMELQARHPSVGGVCLIAPADVELAQLVRVDRSLLVVVGEEDKRMSRAALSAVVGEAAHGELEVVDDAGPNFHRNLPQVGKFVAGWLKRLSGE from the coding sequence ATGGTCACCAAAGGGCAGTTTCTCGAGCGGCCCACGCTCATCCCCGTCGGCCGTGAGGTGATGGAGGGCACGGCGCACCGGGGCGTGAAGCGGCCGCCGTTGCTCGTGCTGTCGCCTCGGCCCGAGGAAGGCGGAGGCATGGACCACGTGATTGCCGCCGAGCTGGCCTGGGCTGCGGCCACTGCGGGCTTCCCCACGCTCCGTTTCAACTACCGGGGTGTCGGAGGCAGCCAGGGCTCGCGTGGGACGGGCGACGCGCTCGTCCAGGACGCGGAGGCCGCCATGAGGGTGCTGCTGGAGAACGCGCAAAGCACCAGTCTCGCGGTGGCCTCGCTCCACGGAGGCGCTCAGGTGGCGATGGAGCTGCAGGCCCGGCACCCGTCAGTCGGTGGGGTGTGCCTGATCGCGCCTGCGGATGTGGAGCTGGCGCAGTTGGTGCGGGTGGATCGCTCGCTGCTCGTGGTGGTGGGTGAAGAGGACAAGCGCATGTCTCGGGCGGCCCTGTCGGCGGTGGTGGGCGAGGCAGCGCACGGAGAGCTGGAGGTGGTGGATGACGCAGGCCCGAATTTCCACAGGAATCTCCCGCAGGTCGGGAAGTTCGTAGCGGGGTGGCTGAAGCGGCTGTCGGGCGAGTGA